The Triticum dicoccoides isolate Atlit2015 ecotype Zavitan chromosome 6A, WEW_v2.0, whole genome shotgun sequence genome has a window encoding:
- the LOC119319149 gene encoding uncharacterized protein LOC119319149, whose protein sequence is MSCASLLLLLCVLLLLAAIGPFAAAARREPAMAATGDEADGAQAKLARMEMALADGQEERVIVRKQESTDSDSFTTTKFSSNAKNRFDGRVPFTADYHTVRRHPPSHN, encoded by the exons ATGAGCTGCGCGAGCCTGCTGCTCCTGCtctgcgtcctcctcctccttgccgCCATCGGCCCCTTCGCCGCCGCTGCACGCAGAG AACCAGCAATGGCGGCCACCGGCGACGAAGCAGATGGCGCTCAGGCCAAGCTGGCCAGGATGGAAATGGCTCTCGCAGACGGCCAGGAGGAGAGGGTGATCGTGAGGAAGCAGGAGAGTACAGACTCTGACAGTTTCACCACCACAAAGTTTTCTTCGAATGCCAAGAATCGGTTCGACGGCCGGGTGCCCTTCACCGCCGATTACCACACCGTACGCAGGCACCCGCCCTCGCACAACTAG
- the LOC119315787 gene encoding elongation factor 1-beta-like: protein MAAAAKSSFLLDVKPWGDETDMGKLEEAVRSVNMEGLTWGASRLAPVEYGVKKLQIVVTLVNDLVSVDGLIEDHLCAAPMDEYVQSCDVGINQICKQSPA, encoded by the exons ATGGCGGCAGCAGCAAAGTCGTCGTTTTTGCTGGACGTGAAGCCATGGGGCGATGAAACCGACATGGGCAAGCTGGAGGAAGCCGTACGAAGCGTCAACATGGAAGGCTTGACCTGGGGTGCCT CCAGGCTGGCCCCGGTCGAATACGGGGTGAAGAAGCTGCAGATAGTGGTGACCCTCGTCAACGACCTCGTCTCCGTCGACGGCCTCATCGAGGACCACCTCTGTGCTGCGCCGATGGACGAGTACGTCCAGAGCTGCGACGTGGGCATCAACCAAATCTGTAAGCAATCTCCTGCCTAG